From the genome of Salvelinus alpinus chromosome 19, SLU_Salpinus.1, whole genome shotgun sequence, one region includes:
- the LOC139545810 gene encoding uncharacterized protein isoform X4, with protein MGNSTSYLQELFKSSSILSVSQNNISDCIYICVMAGKSDKYLSQLWEVDSIMPLFNQTITESAHKGNHSVNFDPSLTSRVHSTAHVSSTASEMTSTAPPTTTSRTRTTSFLTSTRAQPTTTTPSPTTKTRTRTTGRPTSISVPHTTTTTSRTTVLPTPTTALPITITITVQPTIPKPPPSTTTAQQSRSTALPTTTQSTTARPTTSTALPTTAQPTTALPIPALLPTTTALPTTTTALPITAQPTTALPIPALLPTTTALPTTTTAQPTTTTALPITAQPTTALPIPALLPTTTALPTTTTAQPTTTTALQITAQPTTALPIPALLPTTTALPTTTTAQPTTTTALQITTTATPTAAQPIPTSVQPTKVPSSTTTDQLTTTAQLTTTTPQLTTVQVTTTTTQLTTTTDQPTTSLPPTIRFRMTTTPVRLTMTTAPSTITPILITSTTAQPTTDPPATGQAITTTPQLPTAQLTTTTAPWTITNITTTATRVITKAPITEKPGCPWRRPGLTKIEERSDNSITSSTITTVSAHKLQPCVLELCKFFSQCLCRSYSYKTHMKRYCADSHLWYEKHTFEVCRRVRRVSFSRNLKQRCLARMCNKLWPEWKRDRKSGIY; from the exons TGAGCCAAAATAATATTTCTGACTGCATATACATCTGTGTAATGGCAGGTAAATCAG ATAAATACCTGTCTCAACTCTGGGAAGTTGACTCCATCATGCCTCTGTTCAATCAGACCATTACAGAAAGCGCACATAAAG gtaaccaTTCTGTCAATTTTGATCCGTCCCTAACCAGTAGAGTCCACTCCACTGCACATG TATCTTCCACAGCCTCAGAAATGACCTCTACAGCTCCACCGACCACAACCAGTAGAACCAGAACCACATCCTTCTTGACCTCAACAAGAGCTCAACCCACCACAACCACACCCTCACCGACTACAAAGACTAGAACCAGAACTACAGGCCGACCGACCTCAATATCAGTTCCTCATACCACTACAACTACAAGCAGAACTACAGTCCTACCGACCCCAACTACAGCCCTTCCGATCACAATCACAATCACAGTCCAACCAACCATACCCAAACCACCACCGTCCACAACCACAGCCCAACAAAGTAGATCTACAGCCCTACCAACCACAACCCAATCAACCACAGCCCGACCAACCACATCTACAGCCCTACCAACCACAGCCCAACCAACTACAGCTTTACCAATCCCAGCCCTTCTGCCTACAACCACAGCCCTACCCACCACAACTACAGCCCTACCAATCACAGCCCAACCAACTACAGCTTTACCAATCCCAGCCCTACTGCCTACAACCACAGCCCTACCCACCACAACCACAGCCCAACCAACCACAACTACAGCCCTACCAATCACAGCCCAACCAACTACAGCTTTACCAATCCCAGCCCTACTGCCTACAACCACAGCCCTACCCACCACAACCACAGCCCAACCAACCACAACTACAGCCCTACAGATCACAGCCCAACCAACTACAGCTTTACCAATCCCAGCCCTACTGCCTACAACCACAGCCCTACCCACCACAACCACAGCCCAACCAACCACAACTACAGCCCTACAGATCACGACCACAGCCACGCCAACTGCAGCTCAACCAATTCCAACCTCAGTGCAACCGACCAAAGTCCCATCATCCACAACCACAGACCAACTGACCACAACAGCTCAACTGACTACAACCACACCACAACTGACCACAGTCCAAGTGACGACAACCACAACccaactgaccacaaccacagacCAACCAACCACATCCTTGCCACCCACAATCAGATTCCGAATGACGACAACCCCAGTTCGACTTACTATGACCACAGCCCCATCGACCATAACCCCAATCCTGATAACCTCAACCACAGCACAACCGACCACAGACCCACCAGCCACAGGCCAAGCAATTACAACCACACCACAATTGCCCACAGCCCAACTAACTACAACCACAGCCCCATGGACCATTACCAATATAACCACGACCGCAACCAGAGTGATCACCAAAGCACCCATCACAGAGAAACCAG GCTGCCCATGGAGAAGGCCTGGCTTGACCAAAATAGAAGAGCGGAGTGACAACTCCATTACTAGCAGCACCATCACCACTGTGAGTGCTCACAAGCTACAGCCCTGCGTACTCGAGCTCTGCAAGTTCTTCTCCCAGTGCCTCTGCCGCTCCTACAGCTACAAGACTCACATGAAGAG GTATTGTGCTGATAGTCACCTGTGGTATGAGAAACATACCTTTGAGGTGTGTAGGCGGGTCAGAAGAGTCTCTTTCTCCAGAA